The following are from one region of the Salvia splendens isolate huo1 chromosome 2, SspV2, whole genome shotgun sequence genome:
- the LOC121779728 gene encoding hepatoma-derived growth factor-related protein 2-like has translation MSIVRYASYTLTLANAYAQSRSPSSPQARFPLPSPSRVTPSTPKQASKPHSPSRAGATPPSPKRKQPASPSKALENPTEKFSTSDEAPILASKENDPKPAASQQKAEVKEEIKPDSAVVANVQTQEGTSFKHDDVEEKPSQPSQLDHAVPPAKGPETHEMSKSVDSFVVNDGGDAPDIKLDAKREDVKEVVEATKTDEKKKEVDDSVAPKSTSEAQIVKNAEIPSEEDQIHREKHEAPDVKEILATPGYVTASQPVKIEEHRCICGLILQKEKCQFTYIGATRATPRSKSSSNHRQRGNLQRGKVR, from the exons ATGTCAATTGTGCGATATGCTTCGTATACTTTGACATTAGCGAATGCTTATG CTCAATCTAGATCGCCCTCTTCACCCCAGGCGCGATTCCCACTTCCATCCCCGTCTCGtgtgaccccctccacgcccaAACAAGCATCCAAACCTCATTCTCCATCCCGTGCTGGTGCCACTCCTCCTTCTCCCAAGAGGAAACAGCCGGCTTCCCCCTCAAAAGCTTTGGAAAACCCTACTGAAAAGTTCTCTACTTCAGATGAAGCCCCCATTTTAGCTTCAAAAGAGAATGATCCAAAGCCTGCAGCATCTCAACAAAAAGCAGAGGTGAAGGAAGAGATTAAACCTGATAGCGCTGTAGTAGCCAATGTTCAAACTCAGGAGGGGACGAGCTTTAAGCATGATGACGTGGAGGAAAAGCCTTCTCAACCATCGCAACTTGATCATGCGGTGCCACCTGCTAAAGGCCCAGAGACACATGAAATGAGCAAGAGCGTGGACTCTTTCGTTGTCAATGATGGTGGAGATGCACCCGACATCAAATTGGATGCAAAGCGTGAAGACGTGAAGGAAGTAGTGGAAGCAACAAAAACTGATGAGAAAAAGAAGGAAGTCGATGATTCTGTTGCTCCAAAGTCAACCTCTGAAGCACAAATTGTTAAAAATGCTGAAATTCCCAGTGAAGAAGATCAGATCCACAGAGAGAAGCACGAGGCCCCCGACGTGAAGGAGATTTTAGCAACACCAGGTTACGTTACAGCCTCTCAACCG GTGAAAATAGAGGAGCATCGATGCATATGTGGCCTCATACTACAAAAGGAGAAGTGCCAATTCACATACATCGGAGCTACAAGAGCAACCCCCCGATCAAAGTCCTCAAGCAACCACCGACAGAGAGGAAATCTCCAAAGGGGAAAAGTCAGATGA